caatattaaTTTCTTTCATATTGAAAGCGATTCAtattctgtgcactgctggttccaactcctgaaacaatgtagcagctgattaacagactgAGTTCTACTACATTGTTTGAGGAGTCAGACCCAAGGGCACATAGATACCGCTTTAAAACCAGTGTTTTTGGGGGAAATCCCGGTTGCAGACCTTTGAACTGGATACTAAGGGTTAGAGGTCGTAGCAGGGGGCAATTACACAGGAGTAATTACAGGGTAATTACAATTACCTTTCAGGGTGCTGATTACAAAACACGACTCGTCCTGGAAGTTTTGAACCATctggaaaagaaaatatttctgtAGAACAAATTATGGGAAATAGAGAGATGCATTCCACTGTCTGTTTCGTTTCTGACAAAAAAACAGCAGCTccatcttgctttatggcaggggatTCAGATATACAAAGCCAACCTGATCAGAACGTTATGGTAACAGCACTGCCAGCTGGAGAGGCCTGTGGCTGAATTAAGTAGAAGAGCGGGAGTGATAGGAACTGGGGCACAAGTCTCTGTACTAATTggggtttctgggagttgtagtcctgctgGGCAGCACAGGAATGATAACAAGTAAAGGTTCTGACACTGCGGTTACAGAGGAATTTAGATGTTTATGGATAGCGGCTGAGAAAGCAAATCAATCACTCGGCACCATAAGGAACATTCCTCAGATTGTATCTCCGGCACTCGCTGACAGGCCTACGGGAGTTGCTCTACATGTCTGAACCCTGCGTGGTGCAAGGAGGGGAGTGTGGGGCACAGCGTGGCCTGTATTCCTGCCCCGGGGCACCGCCACAGCCAATCCAGGGACCCCCCGAGGAACAGAGGCGCCCTGGGCTGCACAGTGTGGGCCACTTTGGCCAATACACAGAATCTCAGCACACTCCTGTTCCCCCAATGCACTTACAGACACCCCATTACTTACCTCTGTGCTCACCACCACGTGTATCCCGGTCGGCCCCTGCCTGTAGATCTGGCTGATTTGCTGGGGGGAGATGGTGTACAGGTTGGCGATCTTCTCAATCAGCTCCAGCGCCGTCAGTTCATCCAGGAATATGGCGTGGTACACTGTGCGACATACAGCAGCCAGCATGAGTACGGCTCTTAGTACCTAGTGCTCTGTATACGGTAATGTCCCTGAGCATATCCcccctgtcactgtgtctgtccctttctcttctctgcactgctggttctgactcctgatacaactccccaatatccattcattcctcattctcactgggtttatagttatgtgtaactgtcactgtgtctgtccctttcccttccctgcactgctggttctgactcctgatacaactccccaatacccattcatccctcattctcactgggtttatagttatgtgtaactgtcactgtgtctgtccctttcccttcctgcactgctggttctgactcctgatacaactccccaatacccattcattcctcattctcactgggtttatagttatgtgtaactgtcactgtgtctgtccctttcccttccctgcactgctggttctgactcctgatacaactccccaatacccattcattcctcattctcactgggtttatagttatgtgtaactgtcactgtgtctgtccctttcccttccctgcactgctggttctgactcctgatacaactccccaatatccattcatccctcattctcactgggtttatagttatgtgtaactgtcactgtgtctgtccctttcccttccctgcactgctggttctgactcctgatacaactccccaatatccattcattcctcattctcactgggtttatagttatgtgtaactgtcactgtgtctgtcctttcccttccctgcactgctggttctgactcctgatacaactccccaatatccattcatccctcattctcactgggtttatagttatgtgtaactgtcaccgtgtctgtccctttcccttccctgcactgctggttctgactcctgatacaactccccaatatccattcattcctcattctcactgggtttatagttatgtgtaactgtcactgtgtctgtccctttcccttccctgcactgctggttctgactcctgatacaactcccaatatccattcatccctcattctcactgggtttagttatgtgtaactgtcaccgtgtctgtccTTTccgtgctggttctgactcctgatacaatccccaatatccattcattcctcattctcactgggtttatagttatgtgtaactgtcactgtgtctgtcctttcccttccctgcactgctggttctgactcctgatacaactcccccaatacccattcattcctcattctcactgggtttatagttatgtgtaactgtcactgtgtctgtccctttcccttccctgcactgctgttctgactcctgatacaactccccaatacccattcattcctcattctcactgggtttatagttatgtgtaactgtcactgtgtctgtccctttcccttccctgcactgctggttctgactcctgatacaactccccaatatccattcattcctcattctcactgggtttatagttatgtgtaactgtcactgtgtctgtccctttcccttctctgcactgctggttctgccagTGGAACATGTGTGTGACCCAGGGCACGGCAGATGGATTGAGTTCTGGGACCAGAGAATGGAACAGAACAGCGAGTGCAGAGGTGGCTCTGAGTTGTTTGATCTTCCAGCCGAGCAGATAAGCAAACAGCTGTCACCCCGAACACCTTCGCCTTTCTCAGTAGGTGCGAGTGGTTACTCAGCAATAAAACCAGTTTTGCAGGAAATACGGACCCTAAAATAAAGCCTACGCAACCTTGCAAAATTTTCAGTGAACCCTGCTGCCATTCCCCGTGGGCCGAGCTGCGTATCTGATCCAACTCTGACATGTGCTGTGATAGTGCCACCCAGCACTAACCacccaatttgcaattggtcttcattttttattattttactttttgttccgcagctgtccagtttggaattccagcagttatggtacaaattaccttagtaaccagggagtggtttgagagagtgactgatatatgaatagaaagataaggaataaaaagtaacaataacaataaaactggagcctcacagagcaatagggtttggctgccggggtcagtgacccccatttgaaagctggaaagagtcagaagaaaaagtcaaataattcaaaaactatgaaaattaaataatgaagaccaagtgaaaagttgcttagaattggccattctataacatattgaaaGTAAGTTAACTATCCCGTTAATCTGCTCTGCCGGTTACAATGTAACGCACACCTACCACACACTGTGCTGTCCCCCAGCTCTCGCTTGTGCTGCAGGAGGGACCGGTTCTGTTCTGGTTCGTGACAGACGTAAATAGTCAGGCGCGGCCGCACGTTTCTGAGGGCGACAAATCAGAGCTTTCAAATCGTCTCTCAAGTTTTTTTACCTTTGAGCAGTTGAATGACAAGTGAAAGTAGGCGGCCGGCCAGCATTACAGACCTTCCTTTGACTGCGTTGTAGAGCCGGATGCCATCGGCCGGGCCGCACACTTGGACAAAGTCTTCTTTCGACATCTTTAATAAGTCTGCACCTGTAACAACACCCCAATGAATGCAACACCCCAATGAATGCAACACCCCAATGGGCttgctgtaaaggtgccacattGTGCCAAATCAGTTTGTATGGAGGAATAGAATACTCTGAAGGGCGACATTGGCATCAGATATACTGGGCATGGGTATGAGCTGTACCCTGCTGCGGATACGGCATTCTGATTGGCTTACCGGAGAAGCTGGAGAAGAGCCGGCAGTACTGGGGGAATCGGTTCTTCTGTAGCCACTGCTGCACATCTTGCATGGAGGCCGATGGGAGTAGGTGCTTCAACGGGaattatttatttagtaaaacaaaaaaatcaagtgGAAAGTGCAAAGAAACAAAGAAGTACAATCTTACCTTTCTCTTGTCCTCTGGATTCCAAAATTCACTGCTAAACCCGGCGCTGGCTTTCTGCTATAAGACAAAACACAGCCGTGGGAAttagctgggagttgtagtttaacaacagctgccATTAGTAGGTACCACACAATACTTACATCAGTTCTCAGAGGGGCCGTTTCTACCTGGGAGGTGGGGGAACTGTTCCTAAAACAAGTAAAAATAGGACAAAGCATTAGGAAAAGCCTTAATAGTTGTTGAACAGGGGAACTATCCTGTCAGTCCTGCTAGCAGGGACTCCCTGACCACACAAGCTCCGTACAGGAAACCCCTGGAATCCTATAGCCGGAGGGCCGCGCCTGAGGTCCTGGCGTCAGATATTCATATTATACACTACTTTGCTGCACTAGGTATGGAGCTGATCGCTTGGGAGACACAGGGAACAGGGAGTATTAATAATAAGTATATAGTGTATATCTAGTGAAATGCGCAGACCGGCGTCTGCATCAACACAAAGCCACGAGGCTATGGAGGAGAGACTTGGCATTTTCTAGGGGCAAAACAGGGTAGACCTTAATTCCCCCCAAGATAAGGCCGGGGTATCAACCGGGGCAGCACGTAACCGGTAATGTTGCTTCTAGTCCCACAGTCTGGGTCAGATGTGACCCTCCTGCACCGAGGCACACCAACATACCCTTCTCCGATGCTGAAAGAGTTTGGGGAGGTGCTGTAACCAGGGGAGGAGGAGCTGTTTGCCTGATATGGCAATTCGGGCCAAGGAGAGCACTGCACAAAGAAAAGCAAAAGGCCGTTACAGTGGGTGAATGCAAAAGTATTCTCGATTGGAGGGAAtgggatgttgggggggggggggggaagaaaaaaaaaacaaaaacaggggTGCAGCAAGAGGAGCCATGCAGAGAGTAAGCACTGAGCCCCAAAGGGTGGAATTGAAAGGATCAGGAGTAAAGCTCCATAGCAGCTATATTATCTGGGTGCCACTACAGGCCACCGTAGCCTGCACTGCATCACCCCACATTATTACTGAGGGCTAACGGTGCAGCACCCCACATTATAACTGAGGGCTAACGGTGCATCACCCCACATTATAACTGAGGGCTAACGGTGCAGCACCCCACATTGTTACTGAGGGCTAACGGTGCATCACCCCACATTATTTCTGAGGGCTAACGGTGCATCACCCCACATTATTTCTGAGGGCTAACGGTGCATCACCCCACATTATTTCTGAGGGCTAACGGTAGGTGCAGGTTTCATACAGTCATAGAGACCGAGTCCTATCAACAGTCAGGAAGGGCGCCATCTACAGACCAATCCCTGCTCTCTGTCTGCGCCTTCTCTATATGGCATCAGTTTTGTATAATAAGCAGAGCAAAGCTCTAGGGAGAATTTTCTGGAGAGCAGGAGAATGTGTAGGAAGCATGGATATTACAAGATCCATATGTTTAAACATAAAGAAAGAATATGAAAGAATAAGAGATAGGGCAATAACAGAATGCAATAACAGCTCTACTAATGCAGGGCAACCGGCAAGTTCCCAACAGGAAAAATcaatatataaaagtaaaaacataaatgtaaaggGAATATATATCTGCAGGGGAGGTATGATGAATACTGGGAAGGGGTAACTGGTTTAGACAGAGGAGGAGCAGAGCATTATGGGTTAAGGCTGGCTGACCAATAGGACAGCAAAGGCAGATTTGTTATAGAAAGTGGTAGAATGAGCAATGCAGGGTCTCCTAATGTGCATCCAGCCAGACCCACGCCCTACCCGTGCCGCACTGAGAGAGACACGaggaagtagaaggcaaatagtGTGTTTCTATTACTAGTACTGAGTGTTTCCATAACTAGTACCGAGTGTGTTTCTATAACTAGTAGagtgcagcagcagcaacaaAAATACTGTGCCCTTTGTGTAGCAAGTGAGCCCCTTCCCTGTCAGCAGCTTCCTACAGAGACACTCACTGACCTGCAGAACTGCCCCCCTATTGCCCCAGCACCCATCCCTGCCTGCACACCCACCTCATTCAGTATGGTGGTGTCAAAGGACGGCTGATACTTCTCCTTCTCTTGCGCAGTTCTCTTCTCCATCTTGTCTCGGTCGGTTTTCTGCTTGCGGTCTGCCCCTTTGGGCTGCAGAGGGTTAACGACAAAAGCAAAAACTTAATTCCATAGAAGCAAAAAGCCCGGCACTTAGAAatactgccataaagcaagacacgGCTGCTGTATTTGCTCCACAAAAGCAGCAGACAGAAAGTACTAGTGCCAGCGGTAACCCTTTACGTGCCAACCTCAGAACGAAGCCAAGCGCTACCTTAAAGACTTTGACTTGGCAGCTGCCCGAGTGCAAATGTTCCGTGTATTCGCCATTCTCATTCTGCTTGAACGTGTCAATCTGGATCCGAAAAGGGACCCCCTTCTCCCCGCCGTGCTTCCGAGGCGTGAATTCCGTGCTGATACAGTGCACCTGGGGGCAGGAATGATGGGAAATAAAGTGAGATGACCCCGGAATTCCCAGTGACAGTAAGGGGGTGCTTCTAATAGGTGGATACCCCTGGGGGGGCAGAGCAGGTCTTTACCTGAATAAAGGCAGATGTGCGTTTGCTTGGATCCCAGAGAAACTCTACTGTGTTCAGCTGGGTCGGGCTGGCTCTGGGGTCCAATATTCCAACTGACAGAGGGATATCTGCAATGGAAGGTCCAATCATTATGAGCTTGTGACATTTACTGGGTTGTGTGcgcatttcccctttaatattctgCTGCCTTTGTCACCCCATGTCCTGCCCTACACATGCGTTTCCCCCATTGTCTCTCATTTATCCCAAACATCTCCCTGTGACATGGGGTTCtttgacgatgatgatgatgatgaagtacCTAGTGATTAGGGAGCTTGCTACTGGCACACTGACCTATATCCAGGATCCGATCCCCAGGTCGGCTCCATCtccagccctccagctgctgatGCTCCATGTACTGCAGGCGCCGGTCATGGAACACGACCCGTAAGATGCTCTGCAGGGAACAAACAGTTGCTTAAGATAAAGCTAATTAAGCTTATTGGATCCACCAAGGGATCTGCCAATCGAATAAAACAAAGGATCCGGTGTGTGTGGGAGCCACACAAGTACCTTGATATATTTGGTATTGAGGTCCTGGTACTCTCCCAGCTTTCTGTTGTCGAGGAGGCGGATTTCGTAGGATTGCCCTGGAAGGAATAACAGAATGAGGTTCAGAATATTACAGGGATTTATCTGCCCCGAATGGAATAGGTCTATAGGTTTATATATGTCTAATGCAGGCACCCCCGCAACTGCTACATGCAATGAGTAATGCGGCTCTGCCCATGCACGGCTGCACCGGGCAACATCGCCTCTGCACTCACCGACGCATACAGTCCCGTCACAAACTGCACAATATACACGGAACCCAAACACACAAACTGCACGATACACACAGAACCCAAACACACAAACTGCACGATACACACAGAACCCAAACACACAAACTGCACGGTACACACAGAACCCAAACACACAAACGGCACAATACACACAGAACCCAAACACACAAACTGCACAATACACACTGAACCCAAACACACAAACTGCACAAAACACACGGAACCCAAACACACAAACTGCACGATACACACAGAACCCAAACACACAAACTGCACAATACACACTGAACCCAAACACACAAACGGCACGATACACACAGAACCCAAACACACAAACGGCACGATACACACAGAACCCAAACACACAAACGGCACGATACACACAGAACCCAAACACACAAACGGCACAATATACACACAGAACCCAAACACACAAACGGCACAATATACACACAGAACCCAAACACACAAACGGCACAATATACACACAGAACCCAAACGGCACGATACACACAGAACCCAAACACACAAACGGCACGATACACACAGAACCCAAACACACAAACGGCACGATACACACAGAACCCAAACACACAAACGGCACAATATACACAAAGAACCCAAACACACAAACGGCACAATATACACACAGAACCCAAACACACAAACGGCACAATATACACACAGAACCCAAACGGCACGATACACACAGAACCCAAACACACAAACGGCACGATACACACAGAACCCAAACACACAAACGGCACGATACACACAGAACCCAAACACACAAACGGCACGATACACACAGAACCCAAACACACAAACGGCACAATATACACACAGAACCCAAACACACAAACGgcacaatacacacacagaacCCAAACACACAAACGGCACAATACACATGGAACCCAAGCACACAAATGACACAATACACCCATAACCCAAATGGCACAATACACATGGAACCTaaacacacaatacacacacacacaacccagACATATGACTttgcacaacacacacacacaccaaccaCACTCACAATCCACCCGAAAACCTTACACTCAGACTGCCAAATTATGATCCCTGTAGGTCCTGAGTAACAGACTAGATTAGGGCCACGGAGCCACTTCAGGGGGAAACAGCATCTAGAATCCAACTTTATGGTCCTTCTGCTTCTATAATTATTCCTAATTGGactgtaccccccctccccccatcccGTGTAGCATGTACTATGCTGTGTGCTGGGTGGCACCACTGTACTGATCCGGGCATCATGGATTTGTCTGTGTTGGTAACAGAAATGTAAAGGAATAATTTCAGATAAgaatgggttggggggggggggggggggaagatacTGGAGAAGAGTTATATGTATGGTTTAGAAGGAATTTAGGCTGTGCTTTATCCAGTGATCCCTACATACCAGTAAGGTGGCCCTTCCCTTGTATACTATAAAGTCTATATAGTATAAAGTAGCCTTTCCCTTATATAATATAAAGTCTATATAGTATAAAGTAGCCTTTCCCTTATATAATATAAAGTCTATATAGTATAAAGTAGCCTTTCCCTTATATAATATAAAGTCTATATAGTATAAAGTAGCCTTTCCCTTATATAATATAAAGTCTATATAGTATAAAGTAGCCTTTCCCTTATATAATATAAAGTCTATATAGTATAAAGTAGCCTTTCCCTTATATAATATAAAGTCTATATAGTATAAAGTAGCTCTTTCCTTATATAATATAAAGTCTATATAGCATAAAGTAGCCTTTCCCTTATATAATATAAAGTCTATATAGTATAAAGTAGCTCTTTCCTTATATAATATAAAGTCTATATAGTATAAAGTAGCCTTTCCCTTCTATAATATACAGTCTATATAGTATAAAGTGACCCTTcccttatataatatacagtctaTATAGTATAAAGTGACCCTTCCCTTATATAATATAAAGTCTATATAGTATGAGGGGGGCCTTCCCTTATAAAGGGGTAGAAAGTCACAGGGTGAGTGGCTACTCAGGCCTGAAGGTGAGTGAGCGAGGGCCGCTGGGACTTCACACTCCGTGACCCACAGATCGGCAGGTGGATTTTCGGCTCCACCAGTTATGGCCCGAGGAACAGACTGTTCCAGCAATAGAGCCGTTCCACCCACTGCTGAGTGATCGGCTATAAAATGTACAATCCCTAGTAATTAACCCAGTACGCTGTAATTAAGCCATCAGCCCGTGTTTCCAAACGAGCGGCTGAGTTATTGCCAACCTCTGTAAATGATTTGAGGGAATGCACATTAATGAAAGACTTATTACTACTTGCTGGGAGGGTTTGTAGCGCAGGGAGCTGGGGCCCAGGGGCTGGGAGACACCAAGCAACTAGTTTtaccattaacaaaaaaaaaaaaaaagtatttatagaTTTTATTCCACTTAACAAAtcgaaaacaattattttttactgGATCACAGAAGAGAGATCTTCCGCTTCATTGGCTAATAGGAGAACCTACTTGTCTTTGGGCAAACGAGCTCCAGACAACTCTCCCCCAGAGCTTACAGTTAGAACCCCACTGTCTGACACTGAACGGGAGGAGGATTTTATACTCAATAATAAGTTTCACTGTGCAGCTCTGAATGTGTCCCCTGTGATCATCCCTGAACCTCTGTACCGAGCGTTTCTATTGGTTCCCTTGTatcttactgtgtgcccagaacattccctctctgtatatttgtatttatacatatgggtagggggtgccatagtgtttcccttagacagtacagtatgggggtacagcttattgtgtgcccagaacattccctctctgtatatttgtatttatacatatgggtaggaggtgccatagtgtttcccttagacagtacagtatgggggtacagcttattgtgtgcccagaacattcctccatATAAGGGGGAGGAGCAATATGAGTGACAGGTGCAATGACTACACAGAGGTTTAGCAGAACTACACAACTGACCCTGTATATTGTACAACACACACAGCTCATGAACACACCACACGTcacaataagaaaataaaaaccaaaatacAAGTTACTCTTCCTGTGGAGCGAGAAAATCACCTAGAGAGCGCACAGAAATCAGTTCTTGCACAGGATTCTGGGATCTCTACCCAGAATCACCCTGCTGTAGGCCCAGTGCAAGAAGGACCCTCGGAGCCTCCAATAGAAAAAGTGAAATAGGTACCtgtgagaagggaggggttttATCATAACCTCCATAGGTGAGAGCATCAGGACTTTCCTCTACCCACCCAACTACAAAAGGTAGCAGGGGTGCGGGTGTCTGAGCAGGGATCCTAGTATCACCCAAGGGCCAATTCTTTGCCAAGTACAAGATTTCTCCACAGGGAAACAGGTGAAAGAAAACAGGTGAGAACTGGGAAAACAAAACACCCCCTCAGATTGGCATAAAACACAGGTAAATCACACTACAAAGAGCACAAGGTGGCGACGCGAACCTGCAGAGAGAGGGAGGTTACAGCAGGGGGCGCAGCAAATACACCCCACCTTTAAACTGGGGGTACCTTCCATGAATTCTCCATTCAATCAGAACATTTGGATGGGAGCGCGCTCACCATAATCTGTACCCCAATACAAAGGGTTTTGTAAAGTGTAGGGCTAAATAAACGGAAGATACCACCTGTTTATGTATagggttatttcccctttaataataagacTTCTATGGATACAGTGTATGGAGAGGGAAGCGGTTGGCCTGTTTCTGATCTACATGAACTCCATTACCACTCGGGCATTAGTTTGCCCCCAGGTACCCGCGCCTTTCCATACACTGATTCATTCAGGGTGGATGATCGTCTACTTACCAGCCGGGCGTAGAAGCAAACACAACAGGGAGACCAGAGGGCAAGGAAACCCTCGCCCCCCCAGTTAGAGAgaaactacaactaccagcattCCTAGTGCCCGGAATTCTGGGAGTAGTTTCCAGCATCACTAACTGGGCACCCCCTGTTGTAGCTTCTGAGGCTTGGCCCTTTGGGTTCTTCTCCTTCCGGCAAGGTgtgaccgcccccccccccccccaaaagctaCAGCAGCCAATAACAGCCCAGATGTGGTGACAGTGGGACGTATTAGTACAATCTTATCCCACTAGAAGCCAATTCCTATCCAAGAACAGGTCTGTACCCTAAAGGGACACTCCCATACAAACAAAATGATGTCTCCTTTCTTGCTCCTAACATCAAAAATGTTCTATAATACCCCAAAAACACCTCTATGCCTACTGTGACTACTTACAGGCAACATAGCCCTTGCACCGTTTACCCCCTAGTGGAGCCTGGAGAGATCTTATACATAGGGGTGAGTGTCCCTTTAACATACGCACCTACTGGGGGCAGATCctataaaagtttggggaaaaaaattgctaaattctGTGTCTCTCTTCAGACCCACTGGGTCCAGGATcttcacaaaaaaaataaatcaatttgcagttggtcttctttgcTCTGGTTGCTGACCACTCTGATCAGAACATTCTGGGGAATCAATGCCAGGATCACTGGGACCTGTACGGCTAGGGTTAATGGGTTGGACTCCACTGCAGGAAACGTAACCTCAATGGTGCCACAAGGGCATGTCACACTGCTGACACTTCTGCCTCTTCCCGAATCACGGAACGTTTCCAAATGTTCCGCCCTGTGTCATTGCTCCAGATGGCACTGCCCTGAAATGGTATTGTACTCTATTACACCCACTCACTTGCCCCAGGAGGTGCCCCAGCAATGCCCATTGCCACTCTCAGTAGCCCCTGGGTTAGTTATGAGTGAGGGGGGTACGGAGGGGTGCAGCACTGCTAGAGGTGGGGGCTGTAATAGGCAATACAGAGTAGGAACAAATAGGGGGCACATAGAGGGGCATCTGTTGTGCCACAAGCACAAATACACTCAGTCAGCCAGAAACACAAGGGGCAATACGTAATCCCTTATCCCCCGGGGGTGTAGGGACAGGGCTAGCTCCCTGGTAATGTGCACAAACAGTAAGCTATGGGGAGggttacttggggggggggaaggtatTTTGTGGTACCCGTGTAACTGTGTCCTCTCATCCTTTCTAGGAAAGCACAGCAGCACcgtcttgctttatggcatggACTCCTAAGACAAACTCGGGGCACTTCAGGGCTACTGTGACCTCAAAACGGCAGGTAAGTCACCGGCAATCAGAATATGTTTCAATTAATCCACTGCTGCCATTATGGAGATGCTAAGGGGCCCCTTTAATGCTCAGCACAGAATGCGTCAGGTAGGACTCATCTTTGTCTATGACAAATCCCCAGACGCGGTTCTGTTTGTTTGGGGGGGTTACGTAGGTTGGTCAATTGAGTTTATTCTTATAAGTTTGTGGCACCAACACGCTGTGTTACGACTTTACTGGCGAATGGAATGGGCCCCACCCATGAGCTGTGAGTCAATATGATAAATTGGGCATCACT
The genomic region above belongs to Xenopus tropicalis strain Nigerian chromosome 9, UCB_Xtro_10.0, whole genome shotgun sequence and contains:
- the tfcp2l1 gene encoding transcription factor CP2-like protein 1, which translates into the protein MLFWHSQPEHYNQHPAGSYLRDVLALPIFKHEEPQLSPESNAKLPPFQYVLCAATSPAVKLHEETLTYLNQGQSYEIRLLDNRKLGEYQDLNTKYIKSILRVVFHDRRLQYMEHQQLEGWRWSRPGDRILDIDIPLSVGILDPRASPTQLNTVEFLWDPSKRTSAFIQVHCISTEFTPRKHGGEKGVPFRIQIDTFKQNENGEYTEHLHSGSCQVKVFKPKGADRKQKTDRDKMEKRTAQEKEKYQPSFDTTILNECSPWPELPYQANSSSSPGYSTSPNSFSIGEGNSSPTSQVETAPLRTDQKASAGFSSEFWNPEDKRKHLLPSASMQDVQQWLQKNRFPQYCRLFSSFSGADLLKMSKEDFVQVCGPADGIRLYNAVKGRNVRPRLTIYVCHEPEQNRSLLQHKRELGDSTVCVYHAIFLDELTALELIEKIANLYTISPQQISQIYRQGPTGIHVVVSTEMVQNFQDESCFVISTLKAESSGGYHIILK